The genome window CGGGCGAACATGGAAAATTTCGCGTCCACGTATTCGCGCATGCTCTCGTGCTGGTCCAGATGGTTGGGGCTGATGTTGAGCAGCATGCCCACGCGCGGCCGGAAGGTGTCGCAGCCCATGAGCTGGAAGCTGCTGACTTCCAGCACCAGGACGTCCGCTTTTTTGCCGGACACCACGTACTCCGAAAGCGGCGTGCCGATATTGCCGCCGAGAAACACGGTTTTCCCGGCTTCGCGCAGCATGGCGGCGGCGATGCTGACCGTGGTGGTCTTGCCGCTGGTGCCTGTCACCGCCAGAACGGGTTCGTCCACGAACCGCCAGGCCAGCTCCAGTTCCGCCATGACCGGCGGGCTGCCCGCCGCTTCCAGCATCATGACGAGCCGGGAATACGGCACGCCGGGGCTGGGCACGACCAGGGAAACATCCTGAAAATGCAGCGAGTCGTGCGGCCCGGTGACGATCTCAATGCCGATCTGTTCGGCGAGAGCCAAAAGCCCCTGGCTTACTTTGGCCGGATCGCGCTCCAAAAGGCGCACCCGCGCCCCCTTTGCCCGCAAAAGCCGGGCGGCCGCTTCGCCGGAGGCGCCCGCGCCGATGACGGCCACGACCGATCCAGGAACGACGGGGTTGTGTTTCAACGCGCTACGCATGGTTTTACCGCAACTTCAGCACTGACAGGGCCGCGAGGCCGAGCAGGATGGATGTTATCCAGAACCGGATGATGATTTTGGATTCCGGTATGCCTTTCAGTTCAAAATGGTGATGCAACGGCGCCATGCGGAAAATGCGCTTGCCGCCGCTGAGTTTGAAGTAGCCCACCTGGAGGATGACCGAGAGGCTTTCCACCACGAAAAGGCCGCCCACCACCAGAAGGAGAAGCTCCTGCTTGCAGAGCACCGCGAGAAACCCCAGGGAACCGCCGAGGGACAAGGAGCCCACGTCACCCATGAAAATCTGCGCCGGGTAGGCGTTGTACCAGAGGAACCCGAGCCCCGCCCCGATCAGCGCGCCGCAGAATACCGTCACCTCCCCGATGCCCGGCACGTGGGGGATCTGGAGATACTTGGCGATCTGCACGTTGCCCGCCACGTAAATAAACACCGCGAAGCAGATGCTTGCCACCACCATCGGCCCGATGGCGAGGCCGTCCAGCCCGTCCGTGAGGTTCACGCCGTTGGAGGCGCCCACCAGCACCAGGACCGCGAAGGGCAGATAAAACCAGCCAAGGTCCGGCACGATCCGTTTGAAGAAGGGAACCGCCAGCTGGGTGAACTTCACCAGATCCTCGCCCTCCGTCAGCACGCGGCTCGCCTCGATGTCGCGGCGAATATAGTACAGCAGCGAGAGCGCGATAACGGCCACAACGAGCTGCCCCAAAAACTTGGCCCGCGCCGAAAGGCCCTTGTTGTTGCGGCGCAGAATCTTCAGGTAATCGTCCAGAAAGCCCACGAACCCGAACCCGAGAAACACGAAGAGGATCAGCCAGACGTGGGGGTTGGTGAGGTCCGCCCAGAATAATACGCTGACCACCAGGGAAAACGCTATGAGAATGCCGCCCATGGTGGGCGTGCCGCTTTTTTGCAGATGCGCCTTGACGTCCTCGTGCACGTACTGGCCGAATTTGATGCGCTGCAACAGCCGGATGAACCAGGGGCCCACCACGATGGTGATGATGAGCGCGGTCAGGAGCGCCCAGACCGAGCGGAAGGTTATGTACCGGAAAACGTTGAAAACAGCGATTTCCGAACTTAACGGATACAGAAGGTTATACAGCATC of uncultured delta proteobacterium contains these proteins:
- the mraY gene encoding phospho-N-acetylmuramoyl-pentapeptide transferase (Evidence 2a : Function of homologous gene experimentally demonstrated in an other organism; PubMedId : 10564498, 215212, 2179861; Product type e : enzyme), whose protein sequence is MRARRKRGGPMLYNLLYPLSSEIAVFNVFRYITFRSVWALLTALIITIVVGPWFIRLLQRIKFGQYVHEDVKAHLQKSGTPTMGGILIAFSLVVSVLFWADLTNPHVWLILFVFLGFGFVGFLDDYLKILRRNNKGLSARAKFLGQLVVAVIALSLLYYIRRDIEASRVLTEGEDLVKFTQLAVPFFKRIVPDLGWFYLPFAVLVLVGASNGVNLTDGLDGLAIGPMVVASICFAVFIYVAGNVQIAKYLQIPHVPGIGEVTVFCGALIGAGLGFLWYNAYPAQIFMGDVGSLSLGGSLGFLAVLCKQELLLLVVGGLFVVESLSVILQVGYFKLSGGKRIFRMAPLHHHFELKGIPESKIIIRFWITSILLGLAALSVLKLR